Proteins encoded in a region of the Populus alba chromosome 13, ASM523922v2, whole genome shotgun sequence genome:
- the LOC118044011 gene encoding uncharacterized protein isoform X1 — translation MSAETEAEAEAEYFSKDFEWETLRQEIEDNPSYQYHLLPFTYTPPSQQQEIQVSEDSKAWKRFHLRHSSGKFFKERRYLLKEFPELVSCKEFSKVLEVGCGNGSSVIPILRGNKDIIVYACDCSSETLERAKEIVHSTNIFAVQNRFHLFFCDFAFTGFPKWFVCDSCVESFSLKQQEHSSDVKEGVADTSGSYLSRECGCCIGGVDFVSLIFTLSAVPQKKMSSAIKECFSVLKPGGLLLFRDYGLYDMTMLRFEQEKRVGFREYMRSDGTRSYFFCLDTVRDLFVGVGFIELELEYCCVKSVNRRKGKSMQRVWVHAKFQKPA, via the exons ATGAGTGCAGAGacagaagcagaagcagaagcagagTACTTCTCCAAAGACTTTGAATGGGAAACACTAAGACAAGAAATAGAAGACAACCCTTCTTATCAATACCACTTACTCCCTTTCACTTATACTCCTCCTTCACAACAACAAGAAATTCAAGTAAGTGAAGATTCAAAAGCATGGAAAAGGTTCCATCTTCGCCATTCCTCTGGCAAATTCTTCAAG GAGAGAAGGTATTTGTTGAAGGAATTCCCTGAGTTGGTTTCTTGTAAAGAGTTTTCGAAGGTTTTGGAAGTTGGCTGTGGCAATGGCAGTTCTGTTATTCCTATCTTACG tgGCAACAAGGACATTATCGTATATGCTTGTGATTGTAGCAGTGAGACTCTTGAGAGGGCTAAAGAGATTGTTCATTCCACGAATATATTTGCAGTCCAAAATCGTTTCCACCTGTTCTTCTGTGACTTTGCTTTTACTGGGTTCCCGAAATGGTTTGTTTGTGATTCTTGTGTAGAAAGTTTTTCACTGAAACAGCAAGAACACTCCTCAG ATGTTAAAGAGGGTGTGGCAGATACGAGTGGTTCATATTTGTCAAGAGAATGTGGCTGTTGCATTGGTGGGGTTGATTTTGTTAGCTtg ATATTCACACTATCAGCAgtgccacaaaaaaaaatgtcctCAGCTATCAAGGAGTGCTTTTCTGTCCTGAAGCCTGGTGGCCTGCTACTTTTCAGGGATTATG GGCTGTATGACATGACTATGCTGCGGTTTGAGCAAGAAAAGAGAGTGGGGTTCCGTGAGTACATGCGATCAGATGGAACTCGTTCTTATTTCTTCTGTTTGGATACAGTCAGGGATCTTTTTGTGGGCGTAGGATTCATTGAG CTTGAGCTTGAGTATTGTTGTGTCAAGTCTGTGAATCGCCGTAAAGGGAAGAGCATGCAGAGGGTGTGGGTTCATGCGAAGTTCCAAAAGCCCGCATAA
- the LOC118044011 gene encoding uncharacterized protein isoform X2, whose product MEKVPSSPFLWQILQVQERRYLLKEFPELVSCKEFSKVLEVGCGNGSSVIPILRGNKDIIVYACDCSSETLERAKEIVHSTNIFAVQNRFHLFFCDFAFTGFPKWFVCDSCVESFSLKQQEHSSDVKEGVADTSGSYLSRECGCCIGGVDFVSLIFTLSAVPQKKMSSAIKECFSVLKPGGLLLFRDYGLYDMTMLRFEQEKRVGFREYMRSDGTRSYFFCLDTVRDLFVGVGFIELELEYCCVKSVNRRKGKSMQRVWVHAKFQKPA is encoded by the exons ATGGAAAAGGTTCCATCTTCGCCATTCCTCTGGCAAATTCTTCAAG TGCAGGAGAGAAGGTATTTGTTGAAGGAATTCCCTGAGTTGGTTTCTTGTAAAGAGTTTTCGAAGGTTTTGGAAGTTGGCTGTGGCAATGGCAGTTCTGTTATTCCTATCTTACG tgGCAACAAGGACATTATCGTATATGCTTGTGATTGTAGCAGTGAGACTCTTGAGAGGGCTAAAGAGATTGTTCATTCCACGAATATATTTGCAGTCCAAAATCGTTTCCACCTGTTCTTCTGTGACTTTGCTTTTACTGGGTTCCCGAAATGGTTTGTTTGTGATTCTTGTGTAGAAAGTTTTTCACTGAAACAGCAAGAACACTCCTCAG ATGTTAAAGAGGGTGTGGCAGATACGAGTGGTTCATATTTGTCAAGAGAATGTGGCTGTTGCATTGGTGGGGTTGATTTTGTTAGCTtg ATATTCACACTATCAGCAgtgccacaaaaaaaaatgtcctCAGCTATCAAGGAGTGCTTTTCTGTCCTGAAGCCTGGTGGCCTGCTACTTTTCAGGGATTATG GGCTGTATGACATGACTATGCTGCGGTTTGAGCAAGAAAAGAGAGTGGGGTTCCGTGAGTACATGCGATCAGATGGAACTCGTTCTTATTTCTTCTGTTTGGATACAGTCAGGGATCTTTTTGTGGGCGTAGGATTCATTGAG CTTGAGCTTGAGTATTGTTGTGTCAAGTCTGTGAATCGCCGTAAAGGGAAGAGCATGCAGAGGGTGTGGGTTCATGCGAAGTTCCAAAAGCCCGCATAA
- the LOC118044009 gene encoding AT-hook motif nuclear-localized protein 20: MANRWWTGQVGLPGMDTSTSSSSPMKKPDLGISMSNNNREATESGGGKEDEQEDERENSDEPREGAIDIASRRPRGRPPGSKNKPKPPIFVTRDSPNALKSHVMEIASGSDIAENLACFARKRQRGVCVLSGSGMVTNVTLKQPSASGAVMALHGRFEILSLTGAFLPGPAPPGATGLTIYLAGGQGQVVGGSVVGSLVASGPVMVIAATFSNATYERLPLEDEEEGSGGAQGQLGGGNGSGEGNGGGMGDPATSMPVYQLPNMVPNGQLNHEGYGWAHGRPPY; this comes from the coding sequence ATGGCAAACCGGTGGTGGACAGGGCAAGTGGGATTGCCGGGGATGGACACATCAACCAGTTCATCATCTCCAATGAAAAAGCCAGATCTAGGTATATCCATGTCCAACAACAATAGAGAAGCAACCGAGAGTGGTGGTGGCAAAGAAGATGAGCAAGAAGACGAAAGAGAAAATAGCGACGAGCCTAGAGAAGGCGCTATAGATATCGCCTCTCGCCGCCCTAGAGGCCGTCCACCAGGGTCCAAGAACAAGCCTAAGCCACCAATTTTCGTTACGCGAGATAGCCCTAATGCACTCAAGAGTCATGTGATGGAGATAGCTAGTGGATCTGATATAGCTGAAAATTTAGCTTGTTTTGCAAGGAAGCGACAAAGAGGAGTTTGTGTGCTTAGTGGAAGTGGTATGGTAACCAATGTAACCCTCAAGCAACCTTCTGCCTCAGGTGCTGTTATGGCTCTCCATGGTAGGTTTGAGATTTTGTCACTCACTGGAGCGTTCTTGCCTGGACCAGCCCCACCTGGAGCGACAGGACTAACTATATATTTAGCCGGAGGGCAAGGACAAGTGGTAGGAGGCAGTGTGGTAGGATCACTAGTTGCATCAGGACCGGTAATGGTTATTGCTGCAACATTTTCAAATGCTACTTATGAGAGATTGCCACTAGAAGATGAAGAGGAAGGCAGTGGTGGGGCACAAGGGCAGCTCGGTGGCGGCAACGGTAGCGGTGAGGGTAATGGTGGGGGCATGGGGGATCCAGCAACATCAATGCCAGTTTATCAATTGCCAAATATGGTGCCTAACGGACAATTGAACCATGAAGGATATGGGTGGGCTCACGGCAGACCACCCTATTAG